Proteins found in one Candidatus Anaeroferrophillus wilburensis genomic segment:
- a CDS encoding cache domain-containing protein, with protein sequence MSLKRRILTILILAIVTLISITVLNFYTNQENTTSSVTNLLLGFGTGGILTLSGVYLLHISFRPIHGSMLALRKVMDRVENTSTRAYITSKELAEGAGTQAASLEETAASLEEIKAMTITNAQNAREGRSLMEETQHLIEDSGQSMTQMTTAMDDIYKASGEISRIIKNIDEIAFQTNLLALNAAVEAARAGIHGAGFAVVADEVRNLALRATESAKSTQEMIQNSLTKVKVGVELVNQTENKFKEVISSTSKISELVREIADACTEQHAGLEQVSAAMTQIDAVTQKSAQQAVESSDISSEMQQEAEGLRETVAGLSVVLEGGHLRHEAEKLVKKAMTMVKKRGLKATIQAAQDKNGPLMKGDELYIYIGSTKLVTLLAHPIMPEKLVGPDLSSMADIKGKTFFNDLIEVAETKGAGWVSYWWPKPGEQKPSLKSTFVMKVPGEQAYLGCGIYA encoded by the coding sequence ATGAGTCTGAAAAGAAGAATATTGACAATTTTAATCTTGGCTATTGTGACCTTAATTTCAATAACGGTGTTAAATTTCTATACCAACCAGGAAAACACCACCTCCAGCGTTACCAACCTGCTGCTGGGTTTCGGAACGGGAGGCATTCTTACCCTGTCAGGCGTATATCTTCTCCACATCAGTTTTCGGCCTATCCATGGTTCCATGCTGGCCCTGAGAAAGGTCATGGACCGCGTGGAAAACACATCGACAAGGGCCTACATCACGTCAAAAGAGCTTGCTGAAGGAGCCGGCACGCAGGCCGCCAGCCTCGAAGAGACTGCCGCCAGCCTCGAAGAAATCAAGGCCATGACCATTACCAACGCTCAAAATGCCCGAGAGGGACGCTCCCTGATGGAAGAAACCCAGCATCTGATTGAGGATTCCGGTCAATCCATGACCCAAATGACGACAGCCATGGATGACATTTATAAGGCCAGCGGCGAAATCAGCAGAATTATAAAAAATATTGATGAAATTGCCTTTCAAACCAATCTGTTGGCCCTGAATGCCGCTGTGGAAGCGGCGCGTGCGGGAATCCACGGTGCCGGTTTTGCGGTAGTAGCCGATGAAGTGCGTAATTTGGCTTTGCGGGCCACAGAATCGGCAAAAAGCACCCAGGAAATGATCCAGAATTCACTTACCAAAGTAAAAGTCGGGGTGGAACTGGTTAATCAAACAGAAAACAAGTTCAAGGAAGTCATCAGCTCCACCTCGAAGATAAGTGAACTGGTGAGAGAAATCGCTGATGCCTGTACGGAACAGCATGCCGGCCTTGAACAGGTTTCTGCCGCCATGACTCAGATAGATGCGGTGACCCAGAAAAGTGCCCAGCAGGCTGTGGAAAGTTCTGACATCTCTAGTGAAATGCAGCAGGAAGCCGAAGGGCTTCGCGAGACAGTTGCCGGACTGTCGGTGGTTCTGGAGGGAGGTCATCTGCGTCATGAAGCCGAAAAGCTGGTCAAAAAAGCCATGACCATGGTCAAAAAAAGAGGGCTGAAAGCCACTATACAGGCTGCTCAGGATAAAAACGGTCCCTTGATGAAAGGCGATGAATTATACATCTATATCGGTTCCACCAAACTAGTCACCCTTTTAGCCCATCCCATTATGCCCGAAAAGCTGGTGGGCCCTGATCTCAGCAGCATGGCCGATATCAAAGGGAAAACATTCTTCAACGACCTTATCGAGGTAGCTGAAACAAAAGGGGCAGGCTGGGTCAGCTACTGGTGGCCTAAACCAGGAGAGCAGAAGCCATCATTGAAAAGCACTTTTGTGATGAAAGTGCCAGGGGAGCAAGCCTATCTTGGTTGCGGCATCTATGCATAA
- a CDS encoding ABC transporter permease — MKWLRIRELVRKEFIQLFRDRKNRPLLIIVPLLQIILFGYVVSTDVRDIRMGLLDQSRTPESRLMVANLTGNPTFRITHWVASPAALDDLLVHRRVDLTVHIPPDFASRIRRGDTAPVQILADGSASNMTAVRLAHTVAVLEQFNTSMIKELYARHLEYGQVDDRLRPWYNPNLDSQNYYVPGIVAVLVMILTLLLTSMAIIREKESGTMEQLIVTPLQSAELLLGKTIPFILIAQAQMVAVTIFATIWFGIPISGSVPLLFVTTCLFLLSTLGLGLFISTISLSQQQAMMTTFFFILPMFMLSGFVFPIRNMPTIVQWITYLNPLRHMLVIIRGIFLKGVGIAALWPSITGLTVIGLIVIGSAVSRFKKRLD; from the coding sequence ATGAAATGGCTGCGGATTCGCGAACTGGTGCGCAAGGAGTTCATTCAGCTCTTCCGCGACCGAAAGAACCGGCCGCTGCTGATCATTGTGCCGTTGCTCCAGATTATTCTGTTTGGCTACGTGGTTTCCACCGATGTGCGGGATATCCGTATGGGGCTGCTGGACCAGTCACGGACCCCTGAAAGCCGCCTGATGGTGGCGAACCTTACCGGCAATCCAACCTTTCGCATCACCCATTGGGTTGCGAGCCCAGCAGCGCTTGATGACCTGTTGGTTCATCGCCGGGTTGATCTGACGGTGCATATTCCTCCCGATTTTGCCTCGCGGATACGACGGGGTGATACGGCTCCGGTGCAGATTCTGGCCGACGGCAGCGCCAGCAACATGACGGCGGTGCGTCTGGCCCACACCGTTGCCGTCCTGGAACAATTCAACACCAGCATGATCAAGGAGCTCTATGCCCGCCACCTGGAATATGGTCAGGTGGACGACCGTCTGCGCCCCTGGTACAATCCTAATCTGGACAGTCAGAATTATTATGTTCCCGGTATCGTGGCCGTCCTGGTGATGATTCTTACCCTGCTGCTCACCTCCATGGCCATCATTCGTGAAAAAGAGTCGGGAACCATGGAGCAGCTTATTGTCACCCCTCTGCAGTCAGCTGAGTTGCTTCTGGGCAAGACCATCCCCTTCATTCTCATCGCCCAGGCTCAGATGGTGGCGGTGACCATCTTTGCCACCATCTGGTTCGGCATTCCCATCTCCGGCAGCGTACCGCTGCTGTTTGTCACCACCTGCCTGTTTCTGCTCAGCACCCTGGGTCTGGGGCTGTTCATCTCCACCATCTCCCTCAGTCAGCAGCAGGCCATGATGACCACCTTCTTCTTCATTCTGCCGATGTTCATGCTAAGCGGTTTTGTTTTTCCGATCCGCAACATGCCAACAATAGTCCAGTGGATCACCTATTTGAATCCACTGCGCCACATGCTGGTGATCATTCGGGGGATTTTTCTGAAAGGGGTGGGCATCGCTGCCCTCTGGCCATCAATCACCGGTTTGACCGTGATCGGCCTGATCGTTATTGGCAGTGCCGTCAGCCGTTTCAAGAAACGGTTGGATTAA
- a CDS encoding ABC transporter permease: MKLRTVRAIARKEYLHLLRDFRSLYLAFAVPLLLILLFGYALSLDVDHIPTVVVDHDHTPQSRDLVRQLDASPYFQVDRLVTETRSLSNLLDCNQAALGIVIPPGWSADLHADRMSSLQILIDGSDPNYAGLTRSYMLAFVSQYNRRQLAGYLNRQGIEPLHVPVEGRLRVWFNEDLESRNFIVPGIIAIIIMIVGAILTSLVIAREYENGTMETLRSLPISGLELFTGKAIPYFIICLIDVLIAVLIGQLLFNVVIKASFWLLLLASGLYILVALALGLLISMKTKSQLVANQMAIIITYLPSLLLSDFVFPVTNMPPILQMLTRLVPATYFIDILNGLYLRNLGLAVLWPSYLVLAVMGGVLILLNLRAMRREGL, from the coding sequence ATGAAGCTGCGGACCGTCCGGGCCATTGCCCGCAAAGAGTACCTGCACCTTTTGCGCGATTTCCGCAGCCTTTACCTTGCGTTTGCTGTCCCCCTGCTCTTGATTCTGCTGTTCGGCTATGCCCTCAGCCTGGATGTGGATCATATCCCCACCGTGGTGGTGGATCATGACCATACTCCGCAAAGCCGCGATCTGGTCCGCCAGCTGGATGCCTCCCCCTATTTTCAGGTGGATCGTCTGGTCACCGAAACGCGGAGTCTCAGCAACCTGTTGGATTGCAACCAGGCTGCCCTGGGGATCGTCATTCCACCCGGCTGGAGCGCTGATTTGCATGCCGACCGCATGAGTTCTTTGCAGATCCTCATTGACGGCAGCGATCCAAACTATGCCGGTCTGACGCGCAGCTACATGCTAGCCTTCGTTTCACAGTACAACCGGCGCCAGCTGGCAGGCTATCTCAACAGGCAGGGCATCGAGCCCCTTCATGTTCCGGTTGAAGGGCGTTTGCGCGTCTGGTTCAATGAAGACCTGGAAAGCCGCAACTTTATTGTCCCGGGAATCATCGCCATTATCATCATGATCGTCGGCGCCATCCTCACCTCTCTGGTCATTGCCCGGGAGTATGAAAACGGGACGATGGAAACCCTGCGGTCCCTGCCCATCAGCGGATTGGAACTCTTCACCGGCAAGGCGATTCCCTATTTTATCATTTGCCTGATTGATGTGCTGATCGCCGTACTGATAGGGCAGCTGCTGTTCAACGTGGTCATCAAGGCCAGTTTCTGGCTGCTGCTCTTGGCCAGCGGCCTGTATATTCTGGTGGCTCTGGCCCTGGGTCTGCTCATTTCAATGAAGACCAAATCCCAGCTGGTGGCCAACCAGATGGCGATCATCATTACCTATCTGCCCTCTCTGCTGCTTTCCGATTTCGTCTTTCCCGTGACCAATATGCCCCCCATTCTCCAGATGCTGACCCGCCTGGTGCCCGCCACCTACTTTATCGATATTCTCAACGGCCTCTATCTGCGCAATCTTGGTCTGGCCGTTTTGTGGCCCAGCTATCTCGTCCTGGCTGTCATGGGCGGCGTCCTGATTTTGCTCAACCTGCGGGCCATGCGGCGGGAAGGGTTGTAA
- a CDS encoding ABC transporter ATP-binding protein has translation MPAEAVKVDNLVKRFGHFTAVDNISFQVARGEIFGFLGPNGAGKSTTIRMLCGIITPTSGSGHVGGNDIFTQTERIKQSIGYMSQKFSLYTDMTPLENVRFYLGIYNVPENLWAERLQWVFETTRLQEVKNRLTAELPPGWRQRLALGCALLHKPAILFLDEPTSGVDPLTRRQFWHFIEQLAEQGITVFVTTHYMDEARHCHRLVMINDGCIVAAGRPDDIVREQFPQRPDADLNDAFVKLMARKSP, from the coding sequence TTGCCGGCTGAAGCAGTGAAAGTTGACAACCTGGTCAAACGGTTTGGCCATTTTACCGCCGTTGACAACATCTCTTTTCAGGTGGCTCGGGGTGAAATTTTCGGCTTTCTGGGGCCCAACGGCGCCGGCAAATCGACCACCATCCGCATGCTCTGCGGGATCATCACGCCAACCAGCGGCAGCGGCCATGTTGGCGGCAACGACATTTTCACCCAGACGGAGCGCATCAAACAATCCATCGGCTACATGTCGCAGAAGTTCTCGCTTTACACCGACATGACCCCCCTGGAAAATGTGCGCTTCTATCTGGGGATTTACAACGTCCCTGAAAACCTGTGGGCCGAGCGCCTGCAATGGGTCTTTGAGACAACCCGCCTGCAGGAGGTCAAAAACCGGCTTACCGCCGAGCTGCCGCCCGGTTGGCGCCAGCGCCTGGCTTTAGGCTGCGCATTGCTGCATAAGCCGGCCATCCTTTTTTTGGATGAGCCAACCTCAGGAGTTGATCCGTTGACGAGGCGGCAGTTCTGGCACTTCATCGAACAGCTGGCAGAGCAGGGTATCACGGTATTCGTCACCACCCACTACATGGATGAAGCCCGCCACTGTCATCGTCTGGTGATGATCAATGACGGCTGCATTGTGGCTGCCGGGCGACCGGACGACATCGTTCGGGAGCAGTTTCCCCAACGGCCCGATGCCGATCTCAATGATGCCTTTGTCAAACTCATGGCCCGGAAATCCCCATGA
- a CDS encoding ABC transporter ATP-binding protein: MPGCNDSSGAAAGHFVQVEDAVKEFGGLIAVDQARFSVARGETIGILGSGGAGKTTLLRMIATMLKPTAGRILIDGHDSVLARSQVKQRIGYMPQRFGLYQDLTVEENFDFFMDIFAIRGAERRRRKERYLGFSHLLPFLNRPAGALSGGMKQKLGLACVLVHQPELLILDEPTNGVDPVSRGEFWEILTQMKADGMTILVATAYMDEGQRCDRLILMHAGKVLDILPPAALMVQGGSLEEAMIQRIEAADPRLAEGSFAG, encoded by the coding sequence ATGCCTGGCTGCAATGACAGCTCTGGAGCAGCCGCTGGCCATTTTGTTCAGGTTGAGGATGCGGTCAAGGAGTTCGGCGGCTTGATTGCGGTGGACCAGGCGCGGTTCAGCGTTGCCCGGGGTGAGACCATCGGCATCCTGGGTTCGGGCGGCGCCGGCAAAACAACCCTGCTGCGGATGATTGCCACCATGCTCAAACCCACGGCTGGCCGCATTCTCATCGATGGACACGACTCCGTGCTGGCCAGATCCCAGGTCAAACAACGTATCGGCTACATGCCCCAGCGCTTTGGCCTCTATCAGGATCTTACGGTGGAGGAAAACTTTGATTTTTTCATGGACATCTTTGCCATTCGCGGAGCTGAACGCCGGCGCCGCAAGGAGCGGTACCTGGGATTTTCCCACCTGCTGCCCTTCCTGAATCGCCCTGCCGGGGCGCTGTCGGGCGGTATGAAGCAGAAGCTAGGATTGGCCTGCGTGCTGGTCCATCAGCCTGAGCTGCTCATTCTCGACGAACCAACTAACGGTGTCGATCCGGTTTCCCGGGGAGAGTTCTGGGAGATTCTCACCCAGATGAAGGCCGACGGCATGACCATCCTGGTGGCCACCGCTTATATGGACGAAGGTCAGCGCTGCGATCGACTGATTCTCATGCATGCCGGCAAAGTGCTGGATATCCTGCCGCCTGCCGCCTTGATGGTCCAGGGCGGCAGCCTCGAGGAGGCCATGATTCAACGGATAGAGGCGGCCGATCCCCGGCTTGCGGAGGGCAGTTTTGCCGGCTGA